In the Burkholderia glumae LMG 2196 = ATCC 33617 genome, one interval contains:
- a CDS encoding fimbria/pilus outer membrane usher protein — protein MCRSPLARAAVLAFGCCVWHPDAIAAGCSSDGSGSGDCAASAAFRSPGAPESAGETSSPGARAARGIEPPAAIKYAATADKPGQVAQAVQFNPKFFTGDVTDLSRFTHGNPVAPGSYPVDLSVNGNSRGRYEVLFQAVPNSDVAAPCFTLSDFDRMGVNTDRLIERLEAAGRKGLDTSAAASMCIPFSKALPGGTALFNTADLKLDLTVPQVDMLNQASGYVDPSRWDSGIDAGFVQYNVASYTSHQSGTGSDLSSVYLGLRTGLNVKGWRLRQWSNANWQNRGAGSHWQSVALFAQHDLTALKSQLTIGDSSTSGDVFDSFDLRGIQIASDDRMLPDSVRFYAPVVRGVAETNARVTVRQNRTILTETSVPPGPFALSDLPATGYGGDLEVTIMESDGRQRSFRVPFASVPQLLRPGISRFSIATGMYRDQVLDIHPWVAQAVFQRGLSNLITAYAGAQFSEGYRSGLLGIAFNTRIGAFALDLTMARVELPGRLDGGTGYSTRISYSKVVPGARTNLSIAAYRYSSSRFYSLRDAIDARHQMSGGERLYGYRARSRVQVNINQPLGSVSSLYISGSSQNYWGGNHGYDLDYQVGFSSTFRNIGYSLYAQRSRLEDARISTQVGLNLTIPLGRADSTRHRPFDYLTSSLTRSSGGNNTMQLAASGNSSDAAQSLSYGIDASRVVNDGDRIVGIGGNATYRAPFGTYNVNASFGNQTRQAALTVDGAVVMHSGGITLSPPLGQAFALVEAKGAKGGRLVNGLGARIDGNGYAVVTSLMPYRVNTVALDSRDVPLEVELANTSAEVVPRAESLVKVKIATKLGRPIFADVEDEQGKAMPMGTELFDHSGKSVGIVGQGGLAYLRGLEGRGELRVRWGRRDDEQCVTRYAMPDDDKVVGDSKGGSHAIVARIKLSCDPSLVWASPSRSETRSVTTTGVSQ, from the coding sequence TTGTGCCGCTCCCCGCTCGCGCGTGCCGCGGTGCTCGCGTTCGGCTGCTGTGTATGGCATCCCGATGCGATCGCCGCTGGCTGCTCGTCAGACGGCTCCGGATCCGGCGACTGCGCGGCGAGCGCGGCGTTCCGGTCGCCGGGGGCGCCGGAGTCGGCGGGCGAAACCTCATCACCGGGGGCGCGAGCGGCGCGTGGCATCGAACCGCCGGCGGCCATCAAGTACGCTGCCACTGCCGACAAGCCGGGCCAGGTCGCGCAAGCCGTGCAGTTCAACCCGAAGTTCTTCACCGGCGACGTCACCGATCTGTCGCGGTTCACGCATGGCAATCCGGTTGCACCCGGCTCGTATCCCGTCGACTTGTCGGTCAACGGCAATTCGCGCGGCCGCTACGAAGTGCTGTTCCAGGCAGTGCCGAATTCAGACGTCGCCGCGCCGTGCTTCACACTGTCCGATTTCGATCGGATGGGCGTGAATACGGATCGCCTGATCGAACGGCTCGAGGCCGCCGGCCGGAAAGGGCTTGACACGTCTGCTGCGGCATCGATGTGCATCCCATTCTCGAAAGCGTTGCCGGGCGGAACGGCGCTTTTCAATACCGCCGATCTGAAGCTCGACCTGACGGTGCCGCAGGTCGACATGCTGAACCAGGCGTCCGGTTATGTCGATCCGTCGCGCTGGGACAGCGGCATTGACGCCGGCTTCGTGCAATACAACGTCGCCAGCTACACGAGCCATCAGAGCGGCACGGGTAGCGACCTGAGCAGCGTCTATCTCGGCCTGCGAACGGGGCTCAACGTCAAGGGTTGGCGGCTACGCCAATGGTCCAATGCGAATTGGCAGAACCGCGGGGCCGGCTCGCACTGGCAGAGCGTGGCGCTATTCGCCCAGCACGATCTGACGGCGCTCAAGAGCCAGCTGACGATCGGTGACAGCTCGACCAGCGGGGATGTATTCGATTCCTTCGACCTGCGCGGCATCCAGATCGCGAGCGACGATCGCATGCTGCCGGATTCGGTTCGTTTCTATGCGCCGGTGGTTCGCGGCGTTGCCGAGACGAACGCGCGCGTCACGGTGAGACAAAATCGCACGATTCTGACGGAGACGAGCGTGCCGCCGGGGCCGTTCGCGTTGTCCGATCTGCCCGCCACCGGCTACGGTGGGGATCTGGAAGTGACGATTATGGAATCTGACGGCCGTCAGCGCAGCTTCCGGGTTCCATTCGCCTCGGTGCCGCAACTGCTGCGGCCCGGCATTTCGCGCTTCAGCATCGCCACCGGCATGTATCGCGACCAGGTGCTCGACATCCACCCATGGGTGGCGCAGGCCGTCTTCCAGCGCGGGCTCTCGAACCTGATTACTGCCTATGCGGGCGCGCAATTCTCGGAAGGCTATCGGTCGGGCCTCCTCGGGATCGCGTTCAATACGCGCATCGGTGCCTTCGCGCTTGATCTGACGATGGCCCGCGTGGAACTGCCGGGCCGCCTTGACGGCGGCACCGGCTATAGCACCCGAATCAGCTACAGCAAGGTGGTGCCGGGCGCGCGCACCAATTTGTCGATCGCCGCCTATCGCTATTCCAGCTCGCGCTTCTACAGCTTGCGCGACGCAATCGACGCGCGCCACCAAATGAGCGGCGGCGAGCGGCTCTACGGCTATCGTGCGCGCAGCCGGGTACAGGTGAACATCAACCAGCCGCTCGGCAGCGTCAGTTCGTTATACATCTCGGGCAGCTCGCAGAATTACTGGGGTGGGAATCACGGGTACGACCTCGACTATCAGGTCGGCTTTTCCAGCACGTTTCGAAACATCGGCTATTCGCTCTATGCGCAGCGCTCGCGTCTGGAGGACGCCCGTATCAGCACGCAGGTCGGTCTGAACCTCACGATCCCCCTCGGCCGCGCCGACTCGACGCGACATCGCCCGTTCGACTATCTGACATCGAGTCTGACGCGCAGCTCGGGCGGCAACAACACGATGCAACTGGCGGCCTCCGGCAACTCGTCCGATGCGGCGCAATCGCTTAGTTACGGCATCGACGCGTCCCGCGTCGTCAACGACGGCGACCGTATCGTCGGAATCGGCGGCAATGCAACCTATCGCGCTCCATTCGGCACTTACAACGTCAACGCATCGTTCGGCAACCAGACGCGTCAGGCTGCGCTGACCGTGGACGGCGCGGTGGTGATGCACAGCGGCGGCATCACACTGAGTCCGCCGCTCGGGCAGGCGTTCGCGCTCGTCGAGGCGAAGGGGGCGAAGGGCGGCCGGCTCGTCAATGGCCTCGGCGCCCGGATCGACGGTAACGGCTATGCGGTGGTGACCTCGCTAATGCCGTATCGCGTCAACACCGTGGCGCTCGATTCGCGCGACGTGCCGCTCGAGGTCGAACTTGCGAACACGAGCGCGGAGGTGGTGCCGCGCGCCGAGTCGCTCGTGAAGGTGAAGATTGCGACCAAACTGGGCCGGCCGATCTTTGCCGACGTCGAGGATGAACAGGGCAAGGCGATGCCGATGGGCACCGAGTTGTTCGACCACAGCGGCAAGTCGGTTGGCATCGTCGGTCAGGGAGGCCTGGCGTACCTGCGCGGCCTCGAAGGGCGTGGCGAGTTGCGCGTGCGCTGGGGCCGGCGCGACGACGAGCAGTGCGTGACGCGGTACGCGATGCCCGATGACGACAAGGTGGTGGGGGATTCGAAGGGTGGCAGTCACGCCATCGTCGCGCGCATCAAGCTGAGCTGCGACCCGTCGCTGGTCTGGGCCTCGCCTTCGAGATCCGAGACGCGGTCGGTAACGACGACGGGAGTTTCGCAATGA